In Oncorhynchus mykiss isolate Arlee chromosome 1, USDA_OmykA_1.1, whole genome shotgun sequence, the following proteins share a genomic window:
- the LOC110521983 gene encoding nuclear factor of activated T-cells 5 isoform X1 — protein sequence MPSDFISLLSADLDLNSPKSLYSKESVYDLLPKELQLQSSSSQTDTPTMSQKSGGEAGPPPSAAMASATSPSPSPSSLATGGPSSAPSTSAMDQSQPPLLLHHPSGAPREGSGAPEGSEREGVEGALSASEGGGGNGTSSGTGEGDPGAGGVGSQQQPQNTPSKRRPVLSISPPPEDLFDDSSMSCQENPAPAGPAGPDSEHSSSIWADDSASNFSLVSSNSYNDNTEVPRKSRKRTPRQRPGAKPAPPEDSMDVFDADSATAPHFVLSQLGPDKASPKPSSLEAGWLLKGGLLSSQCPQKSEGKELKILVQPETQHRARYLTEGSRGSVKDRTQQGFPTVKLEGVSEPVVLQVFVASDTGRVKPHGFYQACRVTGRNTTACKEVDIEGTTVIEVPLEPSSAMSLAVDCVGILKLRNADVEARIGVAGSKKKSTRARLAFRVNIPQPDGSVLTLQTTSSPILCTQPAGVPEILKKSLHSCSVRGGEELFIIGKNFLKGTKVIFQENSADDESWRAEAEIDMELFHQNHVVVKVPPYHSLSVSSPVSVGVYITTNAGRSHDFQPFMYIPDSADKSLNMSVKTEGSSLAKACIFHDQINYLASDPAQSAGELVKRQEVTPMEVSSNTPSTALFKPPSDTLILVQQTLELSSSTPPRKESFPGPMPLQPGDMDLPHAPVFPSLEPFSTIQKQDIAPITSFPVSSDTTTLPPVPPEVPQQFLRDPQESLPQEASNSCSGMMVVGMSQMAPPSQAPQVPLFPQDGVAQLERAVRELQAGGSSLVQQVLEAAVAQQQLNSVLYSPASSTDSLQQNVQDTMNSLRLGCTEGSLATQQQLQQQQILGNMQQIQQQQQIQQQQQIQQIQQHQVLGNIQLQPQLLIQPQDQQLQQQQQILGNLQQQQLQHQQFQQQQQQQVLGNIQLPDQQLQQQQQVLGNLQQQNQAVGSMQHLQQQQQQQQQQQVLENFQQQLQAELLQPQIHSSSHPQQQPVSLLQQAGELLNIQTSSFPHQPPSHTSPPQQLLQSPRPLSESPSPQHQVQAALLQNTLTVLTSGSRDNEQQVTGSTLFLSPNTLSSQGSQQQLAFLSSMETSASDPQTVSVFQSQTQQQQSTPMDQQQSPQQTQPQQTQQQLPMAQQGSLLQTNTLSSSQHPQPQPTDLLLCTASLNPQALPPTLLFSTQGLSMGSSTPHPQDTPAPLLFSQPTMVGIRVGVARSDPAEPMSFQDQSSTVGGTTASINPPQQGLFQGQQPMQVSSSSGSGPDSQQVELFLPQGSLSGLQSNMATQELENQAAAAATIFVMQSGLGVVELQSTASPPGQRPPEQLFQTGVSRNVGQPGGQPNLFVFGLQNDSSQLMTSTGSTLSAQSQPQNANPVQASHIQSLLDSDMAQTATPMQTNLQTPMQTNIHTAMQTNIQTAIEPSLPTLMQTSLQTTSQKMEDLLDSLQEQ from the exons ATGCCCTCTGATTTTATATCCCTTCTCAGCGCTGATCTCGACCTTAATTCCCCCAAATCCCTTTACTCCAAAG agTCTGTGTATGACCTCCTCCCTAAGGAGCTCCAGCTGCAGTCGTCCTCCtcgcagacagacacacccaccaTGAGCCAGAAGAGTGGGGGAGAGGCCGGACCGCCCCCTTCTGCAGCCATGGCCTCAG CCACCTCACCCAGCCCTTCTCCATCCTCTTTGGCCACGGGAGGCCCCAGCTCGGCCCCTTCTACCTCAGCCATGGACCAGTcccagcctcctctcctcctccaccatcccaGTGGGGCCCCCAGAGAGGGGTCCGGAGCCCCAGAAGGATCCGAGAGGGAAGGGGTGGAGGGAGCTCTGTCTGCCTCTGAAGGTGGAGGCGGCAATGGGACCAGCTCTGGAACAGGAGAAGGAGACCCAGGAGCAGGGGGGGTGGGATCCCAGCAGCAGCCCCAGAACACCCCCTCTAAGCGGAGGCCAGTGTTGAGCATCTCCCCCCCTCCGGAAGACCTGTTTGACGACAGCAGTATGTCCTGCCAGGAGAATCCAGCCCCGGCCGGGCCAGCAGGTCCAGACTCAGAACACAGCAGCAGCATCTGGGCTGACGACTCGGCCTCCAACTTCAGCCTGGTCAGCTCCAACTCCTACAACGACAACACAGAGGTGCCCCGCAAGTCCCGTAAACGCACCCCCCGCCAGCGGCCCGGGGCCAAACCTGCACCCCCAGAGGACAGCATGGACGTGTTTGATGCAGACAGCGCCACGGCCCCACACTTTGTTCTGTCTCAGCTGGGCCCAGACAAGGCCAGCCCCAAGCCCAG TTCTCTGGAGGCTGGGTGGCTGCTGAAGGGAGGCCTGCTGTCAAGTCAGTGTCCCCAGAAGAGTGAGGGCAAGGAGCTGAAGATCCTAGTGCAGCCAGAGACCCAGCACCGGGCACGCTACCTGACCGAGGGCAGCCGCGGCTCTGTCAAAGACCGCACCCAACAGGGCTTCCCCACGGTCAAG ttAGAGGGCGTCAGTGAGCCGGTGGTGCTGCAGGTGTTTGTGGCCAGTGACACAGGCAGAGTGAAGCCTCATGGGTTCTACCAGGCCTGCAGGGTGACAGGACGCAACACCACGGCCTGCAAGGAGGTGGACATCGAGGGAACCACCGTCATAGAGGTCCCTCTGGAGCCCAGCAGCGCCATGTCACTTGC GGTTGACTGTGTGGGGATCCTGAAGCTGCGTAACGCGGACGTGGAGGCTCGTATAGGAGTGGCCGGGTCCAAGAAGAAGAGCACCCGGGCCAGGCTGGCATTCAGGGTCAACATCCCCCAGCCTGATGGGTCTGTCTTAACCCTACAGACCACCTCGTCACCCATCCTCTGCA cccagccagcagGGGTGCCAGAGATCCTGAAGAAGAGTCTCCACAGCTGttcagtgagaggaggagaggagctgttCATCATAGGGAAGAACTTCCTCAAAGGAACCAAGGTCATCTTCCAGGAGAACTCAGCAG ATGATGAGTCGTGGCGGGCCGAGGCAGAGATTGACATGGAGCTGTTCCATCAG AACCATGTGGTGGTGAAGGTTCCGCCATaccacagcctgtctgtctcctctcctgtctctgtggGCGTCTACATCACGACCAATGCCGGGAGGTCACATGACTTCCAGCCCTTCATGTATATCCCAGACTCAG CAGATAAGTCCCTGAACATGTCTGTGAAGACAGAGGGTTCTTCTCTGGCCAAGGCCTGCATCTTCCATGACCAGATCAATTATCTGGCCTCTGACCCTGCCCAGTCTGCTGGCGAACTGGTTAAACGACAGGAGGTCACCCCTATGGAGGTCTCCAGCAATACCCCATCCACAGCACTCTTCAAG CCACCCTCTGACACCCTTATCTTAGTCCAGCAGACCCTTGAGCTGAGCTCCAGCACCCCGCCTAGGAAAGAGTCCTTCCCCGGCCCTATGCCCCTCCAGCCTGGGGACATGGACCTCCCCCATGCCCCTGTCTTTCCCTCCCTGGAGCCCTTCAGCACCATCCAGAAGCAGGACATCGCCCCCATCACCTCCTTCCCCGTCTCCAGTGACACTACCACCCTCCCCCCTGTCCCCCCAGAGGTACCCCAGCAGTTCCTCCGGGACCCCCAGGAGAGCCTGCCTCAAGAGGCCTCCAACTCCTGCAGCGGGATGATGGTAGTAGGAATGTCCCAGATGGCGCCCCCCTCCCAGGCCCCCCAAGTTCCCCTGTTTCCCCAGGATGGGGTGGCCCAGCTGGAGAGGGCAGTAAGGGAGCTCCAGGCAGGGGGCAGCAGCCTGGTACAGCAGGTCCTAGAGGCAGCAGTGGCTCAGCAGCAACTCAACTCAGTGTTGTACAGCCCCGCGTCCTCCACTGACTCCCTGCAGCAAAACGTACAGGACACCATGAACAGCCTGAGACTGGGGTGCACTGAGGGCTCTCTGGCCACACAACAGCAGTTGCAACAACAGCAGATCCTTGGCAACATGCAACAgatacagcagcaacaacagatacagcagcaacaacagataCAGCAGATACAGCAGCATCAAGTCCTTGGCAACATACAGCTACAACCACAATTATTAATACAGCCACAGGATCAACAACTGCAACAGCAACAACAGATACTGGGGAACCTACAACAGCAACAATTACAACATCAACAgtttcaacaacaacagcagcagcaggtccTAGGAAACATACAGCTACCGGATCAACAACTtcagcaacaacaacaagtaCTAGGCAACCTACAACAACAAAACCAAGCAGTAGGCAGCATGCAAcacttacaacaacaacaacagcagcagcagcagcagcaggtgtTGGAGAACTTTCAGCAGCAGCTCCAGGCTGAGCTCCTCCAGCCCCAGATCCACTCCTCGTCTCATCCCCAGCAGCAGCCTGTGTCTCTCCTCCAGCAGGCTGGGGAGCTGCTCAACATCCAGACCTCCAGCTTCCCCCACCAGCCGCCCTCCCACACCTCCCCCCCACAGCAGCTCCTCCAGTCCCCCAGGCCTCTGTCGGAATCCCCCAGCCCGCAGCACCAGGTCCAGGCCGCCCTGCTCCAGAACACTCTCACTGTGCTGACCAGTGGTAGCAGAGATAATGAGCAGCAGGTCACGGGGTCCACGCTGTTCCTCTCTCCCAACACTCTCTCTAGCCAGGGTAGTCAGCAGCAGCTAGCATTCCTGTCCTCCATGGAGACTTCAGCCAGTGATCCCCAGACTGTGTCAGTGTTCCAGTCTCAGACCCAGCAGCAGCAGAGCACCCCCATGGACCAACAGCAGTCCCCCCAGCAGACACAACCACAGCAAACCCAGCAGCAGCTTCCCATGGCTCAGCAAGGCTCCTTGTTACAAACTAACACTCTGTCCTCCAGCCAACACCCTCAGCCCCAGCCCACAGACCTGCTCCTCTGCACCGCCTCCCTCAACCCCCAGGCTCTGCCTCCAACCCTCCTCTTCAGTACCCAGGGCCTCTCTATGGGCAGCAGCACCCCTCACCCCCAGGACACCCCTgctcccctcctgttctcccagCCCACCATGGTCGGGATCAGGGTAGGGGTGGCCCGGTCTGACCCAGCAGAGCCCATGTCCTTCCAGGACCAGAGCTCCACAGTAGGGGGGACCACAGCCTCCATCAATCCCCCTCAGCAGGGCCTGTTCCAGGGCCAGCAGCCTATGCAGGTGAGCTCCAGCTCGGGCAGTGGCCCTGACAGCCAGCAGGTGGAGCTGTTCCTGCCACAGGGTTCTCTGTCTGGTCTGCAAAGCAACATGGCTACGCAGGAACTAGAAAACCAGGCTGCAGCAGCTGCAACCATCTTTGTGATGCAGAGCGGACTGGGGGTGGTGGAGCTGCAGAGTACCGCCTCCCCCCCCGGTCAGAGACCCCCAGAGCAGCTGTTCCAGACGGGAGTGAGTAGGAATGTCGGCCAGCCAGGAGGACAACCCAACCTTTTTGTGTTCGGCCTCCAGAACG ATTCCTCCCAGCTGATGACGTCCACTGGTTCAACACTGTCAGCCCAGAGCCAACCCCAGAACGCCAACCCTGTGCAGGCAAGCCACATCCAGTCTCTACTGGACTCAGACATGGCCCAGACAGCCACACCCATGCAGACCAACCTACAGACCCCAATGCAGACAAACATACATACTGCAATGCAGACCAATATACAGACTGCCATAGAACCTAGCCTGCCGACCCTTATGCAGACCAGCTTACAGACCACCTCCCAGAAGATGGAGGACCTGCTGGACAGTCTTCAAGAGCAGTGA
- the LOC110521983 gene encoding nuclear factor of activated T-cells 5 isoform X2 has product MPSDFISLLSADLDLNSPKSLYSKESVYDLLPKELQLQSSSSQTDTPTMSQKSGGEAGPPPSAAMASATSPSPSPSSLATGGPSSAPSTSAMDQSQPPLLLHHPSGAPREGSGAPEGSEREGVEGALSASEGGGGNGTSSGTGEGDPGAGGVGSQQQPQNTPSKRRPVLSISPPPEDLFDDSSMSCQENPAPAGPAGPDSEHSSSIWADDSASNFSLVSSNSYNDNTEVPRKSRKRTPRQRPGAKPAPPEDSMDVFDADSATAPHFVLSQLGPDKASPKPSSLEAGWLLKGGLLSSQCPQKSEGKELKILVQPETQHRARYLTEGSRGSVKDRTQQGFPTVKLEGVSEPVVLQVFVASDTGRVKPHGFYQACRVTGRNTTACKEVDIEGTTVIEVPLEPSSAMSLAVDCVGILKLRNADVEARIGVAGSKKKSTRARLAFRVNIPQPDGSVLTLQTTSSPILCTQPAGVPEILKKSLHSCSVRGGEELFIIGKNFLKGTKVIFQENSADDESWRAEAEIDMELFHQNHVVVKVPPYHSLSVSSPVSVGVYITTNAGRSHDFQPFMYIPDSDKSLNMSVKTEGSSLAKACIFHDQINYLASDPAQSAGELVKRQEVTPMEVSSNTPSTALFKPPSDTLILVQQTLELSSSTPPRKESFPGPMPLQPGDMDLPHAPVFPSLEPFSTIQKQDIAPITSFPVSSDTTTLPPVPPEVPQQFLRDPQESLPQEASNSCSGMMVVGMSQMAPPSQAPQVPLFPQDGVAQLERAVRELQAGGSSLVQQVLEAAVAQQQLNSVLYSPASSTDSLQQNVQDTMNSLRLGCTEGSLATQQQLQQQQILGNMQQIQQQQQIQQQQQIQQIQQHQVLGNIQLQPQLLIQPQDQQLQQQQQILGNLQQQQLQHQQFQQQQQQQVLGNIQLPDQQLQQQQQVLGNLQQQNQAVGSMQHLQQQQQQQQQQQVLENFQQQLQAELLQPQIHSSSHPQQQPVSLLQQAGELLNIQTSSFPHQPPSHTSPPQQLLQSPRPLSESPSPQHQVQAALLQNTLTVLTSGSRDNEQQVTGSTLFLSPNTLSSQGSQQQLAFLSSMETSASDPQTVSVFQSQTQQQQSTPMDQQQSPQQTQPQQTQQQLPMAQQGSLLQTNTLSSSQHPQPQPTDLLLCTASLNPQALPPTLLFSTQGLSMGSSTPHPQDTPAPLLFSQPTMVGIRVGVARSDPAEPMSFQDQSSTVGGTTASINPPQQGLFQGQQPMQVSSSSGSGPDSQQVELFLPQGSLSGLQSNMATQELENQAAAAATIFVMQSGLGVVELQSTASPPGQRPPEQLFQTGVSRNVGQPGGQPNLFVFGLQNDSSQLMTSTGSTLSAQSQPQNANPVQASHIQSLLDSDMAQTATPMQTNLQTPMQTNIHTAMQTNIQTAIEPSLPTLMQTSLQTTSQKMEDLLDSLQEQ; this is encoded by the exons ATGCCCTCTGATTTTATATCCCTTCTCAGCGCTGATCTCGACCTTAATTCCCCCAAATCCCTTTACTCCAAAG agTCTGTGTATGACCTCCTCCCTAAGGAGCTCCAGCTGCAGTCGTCCTCCtcgcagacagacacacccaccaTGAGCCAGAAGAGTGGGGGAGAGGCCGGACCGCCCCCTTCTGCAGCCATGGCCTCAG CCACCTCACCCAGCCCTTCTCCATCCTCTTTGGCCACGGGAGGCCCCAGCTCGGCCCCTTCTACCTCAGCCATGGACCAGTcccagcctcctctcctcctccaccatcccaGTGGGGCCCCCAGAGAGGGGTCCGGAGCCCCAGAAGGATCCGAGAGGGAAGGGGTGGAGGGAGCTCTGTCTGCCTCTGAAGGTGGAGGCGGCAATGGGACCAGCTCTGGAACAGGAGAAGGAGACCCAGGAGCAGGGGGGGTGGGATCCCAGCAGCAGCCCCAGAACACCCCCTCTAAGCGGAGGCCAGTGTTGAGCATCTCCCCCCCTCCGGAAGACCTGTTTGACGACAGCAGTATGTCCTGCCAGGAGAATCCAGCCCCGGCCGGGCCAGCAGGTCCAGACTCAGAACACAGCAGCAGCATCTGGGCTGACGACTCGGCCTCCAACTTCAGCCTGGTCAGCTCCAACTCCTACAACGACAACACAGAGGTGCCCCGCAAGTCCCGTAAACGCACCCCCCGCCAGCGGCCCGGGGCCAAACCTGCACCCCCAGAGGACAGCATGGACGTGTTTGATGCAGACAGCGCCACGGCCCCACACTTTGTTCTGTCTCAGCTGGGCCCAGACAAGGCCAGCCCCAAGCCCAG TTCTCTGGAGGCTGGGTGGCTGCTGAAGGGAGGCCTGCTGTCAAGTCAGTGTCCCCAGAAGAGTGAGGGCAAGGAGCTGAAGATCCTAGTGCAGCCAGAGACCCAGCACCGGGCACGCTACCTGACCGAGGGCAGCCGCGGCTCTGTCAAAGACCGCACCCAACAGGGCTTCCCCACGGTCAAG ttAGAGGGCGTCAGTGAGCCGGTGGTGCTGCAGGTGTTTGTGGCCAGTGACACAGGCAGAGTGAAGCCTCATGGGTTCTACCAGGCCTGCAGGGTGACAGGACGCAACACCACGGCCTGCAAGGAGGTGGACATCGAGGGAACCACCGTCATAGAGGTCCCTCTGGAGCCCAGCAGCGCCATGTCACTTGC GGTTGACTGTGTGGGGATCCTGAAGCTGCGTAACGCGGACGTGGAGGCTCGTATAGGAGTGGCCGGGTCCAAGAAGAAGAGCACCCGGGCCAGGCTGGCATTCAGGGTCAACATCCCCCAGCCTGATGGGTCTGTCTTAACCCTACAGACCACCTCGTCACCCATCCTCTGCA cccagccagcagGGGTGCCAGAGATCCTGAAGAAGAGTCTCCACAGCTGttcagtgagaggaggagaggagctgttCATCATAGGGAAGAACTTCCTCAAAGGAACCAAGGTCATCTTCCAGGAGAACTCAGCAG ATGATGAGTCGTGGCGGGCCGAGGCAGAGATTGACATGGAGCTGTTCCATCAG AACCATGTGGTGGTGAAGGTTCCGCCATaccacagcctgtctgtctcctctcctgtctctgtggGCGTCTACATCACGACCAATGCCGGGAGGTCACATGACTTCCAGCCCTTCATGTATATCCCAGACTCAG ATAAGTCCCTGAACATGTCTGTGAAGACAGAGGGTTCTTCTCTGGCCAAGGCCTGCATCTTCCATGACCAGATCAATTATCTGGCCTCTGACCCTGCCCAGTCTGCTGGCGAACTGGTTAAACGACAGGAGGTCACCCCTATGGAGGTCTCCAGCAATACCCCATCCACAGCACTCTTCAAG CCACCCTCTGACACCCTTATCTTAGTCCAGCAGACCCTTGAGCTGAGCTCCAGCACCCCGCCTAGGAAAGAGTCCTTCCCCGGCCCTATGCCCCTCCAGCCTGGGGACATGGACCTCCCCCATGCCCCTGTCTTTCCCTCCCTGGAGCCCTTCAGCACCATCCAGAAGCAGGACATCGCCCCCATCACCTCCTTCCCCGTCTCCAGTGACACTACCACCCTCCCCCCTGTCCCCCCAGAGGTACCCCAGCAGTTCCTCCGGGACCCCCAGGAGAGCCTGCCTCAAGAGGCCTCCAACTCCTGCAGCGGGATGATGGTAGTAGGAATGTCCCAGATGGCGCCCCCCTCCCAGGCCCCCCAAGTTCCCCTGTTTCCCCAGGATGGGGTGGCCCAGCTGGAGAGGGCAGTAAGGGAGCTCCAGGCAGGGGGCAGCAGCCTGGTACAGCAGGTCCTAGAGGCAGCAGTGGCTCAGCAGCAACTCAACTCAGTGTTGTACAGCCCCGCGTCCTCCACTGACTCCCTGCAGCAAAACGTACAGGACACCATGAACAGCCTGAGACTGGGGTGCACTGAGGGCTCTCTGGCCACACAACAGCAGTTGCAACAACAGCAGATCCTTGGCAACATGCAACAgatacagcagcaacaacagatacagcagcaacaacagataCAGCAGATACAGCAGCATCAAGTCCTTGGCAACATACAGCTACAACCACAATTATTAATACAGCCACAGGATCAACAACTGCAACAGCAACAACAGATACTGGGGAACCTACAACAGCAACAATTACAACATCAACAgtttcaacaacaacagcagcagcaggtccTAGGAAACATACAGCTACCGGATCAACAACTtcagcaacaacaacaagtaCTAGGCAACCTACAACAACAAAACCAAGCAGTAGGCAGCATGCAAcacttacaacaacaacaacagcagcagcagcagcagcaggtgtTGGAGAACTTTCAGCAGCAGCTCCAGGCTGAGCTCCTCCAGCCCCAGATCCACTCCTCGTCTCATCCCCAGCAGCAGCCTGTGTCTCTCCTCCAGCAGGCTGGGGAGCTGCTCAACATCCAGACCTCCAGCTTCCCCCACCAGCCGCCCTCCCACACCTCCCCCCCACAGCAGCTCCTCCAGTCCCCCAGGCCTCTGTCGGAATCCCCCAGCCCGCAGCACCAGGTCCAGGCCGCCCTGCTCCAGAACACTCTCACTGTGCTGACCAGTGGTAGCAGAGATAATGAGCAGCAGGTCACGGGGTCCACGCTGTTCCTCTCTCCCAACACTCTCTCTAGCCAGGGTAGTCAGCAGCAGCTAGCATTCCTGTCCTCCATGGAGACTTCAGCCAGTGATCCCCAGACTGTGTCAGTGTTCCAGTCTCAGACCCAGCAGCAGCAGAGCACCCCCATGGACCAACAGCAGTCCCCCCAGCAGACACAACCACAGCAAACCCAGCAGCAGCTTCCCATGGCTCAGCAAGGCTCCTTGTTACAAACTAACACTCTGTCCTCCAGCCAACACCCTCAGCCCCAGCCCACAGACCTGCTCCTCTGCACCGCCTCCCTCAACCCCCAGGCTCTGCCTCCAACCCTCCTCTTCAGTACCCAGGGCCTCTCTATGGGCAGCAGCACCCCTCACCCCCAGGACACCCCTgctcccctcctgttctcccagCCCACCATGGTCGGGATCAGGGTAGGGGTGGCCCGGTCTGACCCAGCAGAGCCCATGTCCTTCCAGGACCAGAGCTCCACAGTAGGGGGGACCACAGCCTCCATCAATCCCCCTCAGCAGGGCCTGTTCCAGGGCCAGCAGCCTATGCAGGTGAGCTCCAGCTCGGGCAGTGGCCCTGACAGCCAGCAGGTGGAGCTGTTCCTGCCACAGGGTTCTCTGTCTGGTCTGCAAAGCAACATGGCTACGCAGGAACTAGAAAACCAGGCTGCAGCAGCTGCAACCATCTTTGTGATGCAGAGCGGACTGGGGGTGGTGGAGCTGCAGAGTACCGCCTCCCCCCCCGGTCAGAGACCCCCAGAGCAGCTGTTCCAGACGGGAGTGAGTAGGAATGTCGGCCAGCCAGGAGGACAACCCAACCTTTTTGTGTTCGGCCTCCAGAACG ATTCCTCCCAGCTGATGACGTCCACTGGTTCAACACTGTCAGCCCAGAGCCAACCCCAGAACGCCAACCCTGTGCAGGCAAGCCACATCCAGTCTCTACTGGACTCAGACATGGCCCAGACAGCCACACCCATGCAGACCAACCTACAGACCCCAATGCAGACAAACATACATACTGCAATGCAGACCAATATACAGACTGCCATAGAACCTAGCCTGCCGACCCTTATGCAGACCAGCTTACAGACCACCTCCCAGAAGATGGAGGACCTGCTGGACAGTCTTCAAGAGCAGTGA